A genomic window from Cotesia glomerata isolate CgM1 linkage group LG7, MPM_Cglom_v2.3, whole genome shotgun sequence includes:
- the LOC123269844 gene encoding uncharacterized protein LOC123269844 isoform X3: protein MIIYCSFYERYKLVLNGLFPIGFMERRSTTASPNGICVNGKFSRTNRMAKRFCRFDSASYPMRMTNKDQRRLFYVVQFVQLPFEGIDDYVCVPYSWIIFQKSSNRKIVVTYPNNEDPLETRERVRRKERPNDSWRFYMVYLKYDSDDFEDAELWIARNEHGPVEGVSKRKDSETEPQLNRKLRSANQSIWSESNSDKPQVTVKPYNNLRKPLPKISIRRPLSQDPDQNLNNKCLKLNINCKPVVNTKHITATSASSKREQSVIITGNQVIQKDQTKTNYASNGKINTEQSTEPEVINENQLVKLSVQSTSAKLPVKHQLSPQSPTEHRLLLQPPIGRQPSPQPPNDRQPSPKFIAEQHSSSKFSDEQQPLPVGEDYQQPVSMSTVDLNGSKGDLDSCQNVLREPVTNKRPSTKTPPSNFKPPPQSDSMNERPTPLVRHENSLPEPYSRDVTAGQSKKPNDCQKTQLQSILTAPKIVPKSSSTTNQLFQQCGYPQLPIFSVNSTSNTKFQPQGFSGKNSIEVADNHSFLCSQDIINSMPSTSHHEHTSEKLTQMVKLKARQQPSAVKKVKNPVNKKTRLEGIARNIATLQYSPNSMRQLGLPGGSTVAQSAQFTQHHSQQAQIDGSLINDDRHGMRDNSINQRDPCPQGMMNTPATQNLSKLAHQYNPFLGISHEQQYLPTREDYLQQFTLLQDMLRRPSMTPTLDQKAYHQNAMMNGGFVIQRQPNSINQPIQFLPQNVNHYVPINNAYSQEVRSHELIKRYTDGTHIIYQPIFPKEVNIQFPAHHLSSRLHQDAEHPQKKQDQQNYRDPRTTNTQNDLPLKSMRSSPIPKPQKITKRSRSLSTLKTPSQALFDAQRSCLIQELNIQERVNQSFTKSNNTNLAAISETQTVELASSTENTKDQPMPSSNQIQATQFPLVQNEHNCQCPSMKKTMIDRATETDSMMDIGHCVKAIAGSSLPESASRAVESVCQTDEWLEKEEGSLYQETSSDFENTTDNEIESENEVDEVVPEANQATLIAEQNLTQENQHEQSGIIIEPDTLHIIGTLFTQMGANLSLTRDIFNGLRNSLLVCAQTYKTLLGKVDKLNSIEPLQNSASPPNNVISQVTQEIPAGDNDNTTSVDNATTSIHEQRGTFSLPPEYDPNDTKWTLKYRENKRGLVELIPRTGVYVKRKELKRIIRESNDGRMLARLLLTEVFNQNALRVCSWTGGKAKAFNSANIDVRPGLDENARMVLLTFVEQHGKKCGWSMANTSAVMSTIRTKINDIRAKKILLLGIRT, encoded by the exons TTTCGAGGGCATTGATGACTACGTGTGTGTGCCCTATTCCTggataatatttcaaaaatcctCAAATCGGAAGATAGTTGTGACATATCCGAACAATGAAGATCCCTTGGAAACGAGAGAACGCGTTAGAAGGAAAGAGCGACCAAATGATTCATGGAGGTTCTACATGGTCTACCTTAAATATGACTCAG atgatTTTGAAGATGCTGAGTTATGGATAGCGAGGAATGAACATGGACCTGTTGAAGGAGTATCAAAAAGAAAAG ATTCTGAAACAGAACCTCAGCTGAATAGAAAGCTACGAAGTGCCAATCAATCTATTTGGTCAGAAAGCAATTCAGACAAGCCTCAGGTAACAGTGAAACCCTATAACAATCTTCGTAAACCACtaccaaaaatttcgatacGACGACCGCTATCTCAGGACCCCGATCAAAACCTGAATAACAAAtgcttgaaattaaatataaattgtaaGCCTGTCGTCAATACTAAGCACATAACAGCAACGTCTGCCAGTTCAAAACGAGAACAATCAGTAATCATCACTGGCAATCAGGTGATTCAGAAAGATCAGACAAAAACGAACTACGCTTCTAATGGTAAGATAAACACCGAGCAGAGTACTGAACCTGAAGTTATCAATGAAAATCAATTAGTTAAACTTTCAGTCCAGTCTACTTCAGCAAAACTTCCGGTTAAGCATCAACTTTCACCACAGTCGCCAACGGAGCACCGACTGTTACTGCAGCCTCCAATTGGTCGACAACCTTCACCGCAGCCTCCAAACGATCGACAACCT TCACCGAAGTTTATAGCTGAGCAACATTCTTCATCGAAGTTTTCGGATGAACAACAACCTTTACCTGTTGGCGAAGACTATCAACAACCTGTTAGTATGTCAACTGTAGACCTGAATGGATCTAAAGGAGATCTTGATAGCTGTCAAAACGTTCTGCGTGAGCCTGTTACGAATAAAAGACCATCAACTAAAACTCCTCCAAGCAATTTCAAACCGCCTCCTCAGTCTGATTCTATGAACGAGAGACCAACTCCACTGGTTCGTCATGAAAATTCACTTCCCGAGCCATACTCGCGAGATGTAACTGCTGGACAATCAAAGAAACCCAATGATTGCCAAAAAACTCAACTTCAATCGATTTTGACTGCGCCAAAGATAGTACCGAAGTCCTCCAGTACAACTAACCAGCTTTTTCAGCAATGTGGATACCCTCAATTaccaattttttcagttaatagCACTTCGAATACGAAATTCCAACCCCAAGGATTCAGTGGGAAAAATTCTATTGAAGTGGCTGATAACCACTCATTTCTGTGCTCTCAAGACATTATTAATAGCATGCCATCTACTTCTCATCATGAACACACTTCGGAAAAACTAACTCAAATGGTAAAACTAAAAGCTAGGCAACAACCTTCAGCAGTGAAGAAAGTGAAAAATCCTGTTAATAAGAAAACTCGCCTAGAGGGTATCGCAAGAAATATTGCAACCCTACAATATTCACCAAACTCTATGAGACAACTCGGCTTACCTGGTGGTTCAACAGTCGCACAATCTGCACAATTTACTCAACATCACTCACAACAGGCACAAATTGATGGATCACTTATAAATGACGATAGACATGGAATGAGAGATAACTCTATTAATCAGAGAGATCCCTGTCCCCAAGGTATGATGAATACACCAGCCACACAGAACCTTTCGAAATTAGCTCACCAGTATAACCCTTTTCTTGGGATATCACATGAACAACAATATTTGCCGACTCGGGAAGACTATCTGCAGCAATTCACACTTCTTCAAGATATGCTTAGAAGGCCAAGCATGACTCCAACACTTGATCAGAAGGCTTATCATCAAAATGCTATGATGAACGGAGGATTCGTCATACAAAGACAACCGAACTCGATCAACCAGCCCATTCAGTTCCTTCCCCAAAATGTAAATCATTACGTACCTATTAACAACGCGTACTCACAAGAAGTAAGAAGCCATGAACTGATAAAGAGATATACTGACGGAACTCACATTATTTACCAGCCTATTTTTCCCAAAGAAGTGAATATTCAATTTCCTGCACATCATTTATCGAGCCGGTTACATCAGGATGCCGAACATCCACAAAAAAAACAAGATCAACAGAATTATCGAGATCCGCGTACAACAAACACACAAAATGACCTTCCGCTCAAATCGATGCGTAGTTCTCCCATTCCTAAGCCTCAAAAAATCACTAAGAGATCACGATCTCTCTCTACCTTGAAGACTCCAAGTCAGGCACTTTTTGATGCTCAGAGAAGCTGTTTAATCCAAGAACTGAATATACAGGAAAGAGTGAATCAAAGTTTCACAAAATCTAATAATACAAATCTAGCAGCTATTTCTGAAACCCAGACGGTGGAACTAGCTTCTTCTACGGAAAACACCAAAGATCAACCTATGCCATCATCTAACCAAATACAGGCAACACAATTTCCTTTGGTTCAAAATGAACATAATTGCCAATGTCCCAGTATGAAAAAAACTATGATTGATCGAGCTACTGAAACGGATTCAATGATGGATATTGGTCACTGTGTAAAAGCAATCGCTGGATCTTCTCTTCCTGAAAGCGCATCAAGAGCAGTGGAAAGTGTGTGTCAGACGGACGAATGGTTGGAAAAAGAAGAAGGCTCACTTTATCAAGAGACATCTTCAGATTTTGAAAATACAACAGACAACGAGATTGAATCAGAAAACGAAGTAGACGAAGTAGTTCCAGAAGCCAATCAGGCAACTCTGATAGCTGAACAAAATCTCACACAAGAAAATCAGCATGAACAATCCGGAATAATTATTGAGCCAGACACTTTGCATATAATTGGTACTCTCTTTACTCAAATGGGAGCCAATTTGTCTCTCACACGTGACATATTCAATGGCTTACGAAATTCCCTCCTCGTATGTGCACAAACATACAAGACATTGTTAGGAAAAGTCGATAAATTGAACTCGATAGAGCCCCTCCAAAATTCTGCGTCTCCACCTAACAATGTAATCTCACAAGTTACTCAAGAAATACCAGCTGGAGATAACGATAACACTACTAGTGTGGACAATGCAACAACATCGATTCATGAGCAAAGAGGTACGTTCTCTCTACCACCAGAATATGATCCAAATGATACCAAGTGGACTCTAAAGTACCGAGAGAATAAGCGAGGACTCGTCGAGCTCATACCTCGAACTGGTGTTTACGTCAAAAGGAAAGAGCTGAAACGTATCATACGGGAATCAAACGACGGTAGAATGCTGGCACGCTTGCTGTTAACAGAAGTCTTCAACCAGAACGCTTTACGTGTGTGCTCATGGACAGGTGGAAAAGCAAAAGCTTTTAATTCCGCGAACATTGACGTCAGGCCAGGACTAGATGAAAATGCGAGAATGGTCCTGCTAACATTCGTTGAACAACACGGGAAGAAATGTGGTTGGAGTATGGCCAACACATCAGCTGTTATGAGTACTATTCGGACCAAGATTAATGACATAAGAGCCAA
- the LOC123269844 gene encoding uncharacterized protein LOC123269844 isoform X1, translated as MIIYCSFYERYKLVLNGLFPIGFMERRSTTASPNGICVNGKFSRTNRMAKRFCRFDSASYPMRMTNKDQRRLFYVVQFVQLPFEGIDDYVCVPYSWIIFQKSSNRKIVVTYPNNEDPLETRERVRRKERPNDSWRFYMVYLKYDSDDFEDAELWIARNEHGPVEGVSKRKDSETEPQLNRKLRSANQSIWSESNSDKPQVTVKPYNNLRKPLPKISIRRPLSQDPDQNLNNKCLKLNINCKPVVNTKHITATSASSKREQSVIITGNQVIQKDQTKTNYASNGKINTEQSTEPEVINENQLVKLSVQSTSAKLPVKHQLSPQSPTEHRLLLQPPIGRQPSPQPPNDRQPSPQLPNDRQPSPKFIAEQHSSSKFSDEQQPLPVGEDYQQPVSMSTVDLNGSKGDLDSCQNVLREPVTNKRPSTKTPPSNFKPPPQSDSMNERPTPLVRHENSLPEPYSRDVTAGQSKKPNDCQKTQLQSILTAPKIVPKSSSTTNQLFQQCGYPQLPIFSVNSTSNTKFQPQGFSGKNSIEVADNHSFLCSQDIINSMPSTSHHEHTSEKLTQMVKLKARQQPSAVKKVKNPVNKKTRLEGIARNIATLQYSPNSMRQLGLPGGSTVAQSAQFTQHHSQQAQIDGSLINDDRHGMRDNSINQRDPCPQGMMNTPATQNLSKLAHQYNPFLGISHEQQYLPTREDYLQQFTLLQDMLRRPSMTPTLDQKAYHQNAMMNGGFVIQRQPNSINQPIQFLPQNVNHYVPINNAYSQEVRSHELIKRYTDGTHIIYQPIFPKEVNIQFPAHHLSSRLHQDAEHPQKKQDQQNYRDPRTTNTQNDLPLKSMRSSPIPKPQKITKRSRSLSTLKTPSQALFDAQRSCLIQELNIQERVNQSFTKSNNTNLAAISETQTVELASSTENTKDQPMPSSNQIQATQFPLVQNEHNCQCPSMKKTMIDRATETDSMMDIGHCVKAIAGSSLPESASRAVESVCQTDEWLEKEEGSLYQETSSDFENTTDNEIESENEVDEVVPEANQATLIAEQNLTQENQHEQSGIIIEPDTLHIIGTLFTQMGANLSLTRDIFNGLRNSLLVCAQTYKTLLGKVDKLNSIEPLQNSASPPNNVISQVTQEIPAGDNDNTTSVDNATTSIHEQRGTFSLPPEYDPNDTKWTLKYRENKRGLVELIPRTGVYVKRKELKRIIRESNDGRMLARLLLTEVFNQNALRVCSWTGGKAKAFNSANIDVRPGLDENARMVLLTFVEQHGKKCGWSMANTSAVMSTIRTKINDIRAKKILLLGIRT; from the exons TTTCGAGGGCATTGATGACTACGTGTGTGTGCCCTATTCCTggataatatttcaaaaatcctCAAATCGGAAGATAGTTGTGACATATCCGAACAATGAAGATCCCTTGGAAACGAGAGAACGCGTTAGAAGGAAAGAGCGACCAAATGATTCATGGAGGTTCTACATGGTCTACCTTAAATATGACTCAG atgatTTTGAAGATGCTGAGTTATGGATAGCGAGGAATGAACATGGACCTGTTGAAGGAGTATCAAAAAGAAAAG ATTCTGAAACAGAACCTCAGCTGAATAGAAAGCTACGAAGTGCCAATCAATCTATTTGGTCAGAAAGCAATTCAGACAAGCCTCAGGTAACAGTGAAACCCTATAACAATCTTCGTAAACCACtaccaaaaatttcgatacGACGACCGCTATCTCAGGACCCCGATCAAAACCTGAATAACAAAtgcttgaaattaaatataaattgtaaGCCTGTCGTCAATACTAAGCACATAACAGCAACGTCTGCCAGTTCAAAACGAGAACAATCAGTAATCATCACTGGCAATCAGGTGATTCAGAAAGATCAGACAAAAACGAACTACGCTTCTAATGGTAAGATAAACACCGAGCAGAGTACTGAACCTGAAGTTATCAATGAAAATCAATTAGTTAAACTTTCAGTCCAGTCTACTTCAGCAAAACTTCCGGTTAAGCATCAACTTTCACCACAGTCGCCAACGGAGCACCGACTGTTACTGCAGCCTCCAATTGGTCGACAACCTTCACCGCAGCCTCCAAACGATCGACAACCTTCACCGCAACTTCCAAACGATCGGCAACCATCACCGAAGTTTATAGCTGAGCAACATTCTTCATCGAAGTTTTCGGATGAACAACAACCTTTACCTGTTGGCGAAGACTATCAACAACCTGTTAGTATGTCAACTGTAGACCTGAATGGATCTAAAGGAGATCTTGATAGCTGTCAAAACGTTCTGCGTGAGCCTGTTACGAATAAAAGACCATCAACTAAAACTCCTCCAAGCAATTTCAAACCGCCTCCTCAGTCTGATTCTATGAACGAGAGACCAACTCCACTGGTTCGTCATGAAAATTCACTTCCCGAGCCATACTCGCGAGATGTAACTGCTGGACAATCAAAGAAACCCAATGATTGCCAAAAAACTCAACTTCAATCGATTTTGACTGCGCCAAAGATAGTACCGAAGTCCTCCAGTACAACTAACCAGCTTTTTCAGCAATGTGGATACCCTCAATTaccaattttttcagttaatagCACTTCGAATACGAAATTCCAACCCCAAGGATTCAGTGGGAAAAATTCTATTGAAGTGGCTGATAACCACTCATTTCTGTGCTCTCAAGACATTATTAATAGCATGCCATCTACTTCTCATCATGAACACACTTCGGAAAAACTAACTCAAATGGTAAAACTAAAAGCTAGGCAACAACCTTCAGCAGTGAAGAAAGTGAAAAATCCTGTTAATAAGAAAACTCGCCTAGAGGGTATCGCAAGAAATATTGCAACCCTACAATATTCACCAAACTCTATGAGACAACTCGGCTTACCTGGTGGTTCAACAGTCGCACAATCTGCACAATTTACTCAACATCACTCACAACAGGCACAAATTGATGGATCACTTATAAATGACGATAGACATGGAATGAGAGATAACTCTATTAATCAGAGAGATCCCTGTCCCCAAGGTATGATGAATACACCAGCCACACAGAACCTTTCGAAATTAGCTCACCAGTATAACCCTTTTCTTGGGATATCACATGAACAACAATATTTGCCGACTCGGGAAGACTATCTGCAGCAATTCACACTTCTTCAAGATATGCTTAGAAGGCCAAGCATGACTCCAACACTTGATCAGAAGGCTTATCATCAAAATGCTATGATGAACGGAGGATTCGTCATACAAAGACAACCGAACTCGATCAACCAGCCCATTCAGTTCCTTCCCCAAAATGTAAATCATTACGTACCTATTAACAACGCGTACTCACAAGAAGTAAGAAGCCATGAACTGATAAAGAGATATACTGACGGAACTCACATTATTTACCAGCCTATTTTTCCCAAAGAAGTGAATATTCAATTTCCTGCACATCATTTATCGAGCCGGTTACATCAGGATGCCGAACATCCACAAAAAAAACAAGATCAACAGAATTATCGAGATCCGCGTACAACAAACACACAAAATGACCTTCCGCTCAAATCGATGCGTAGTTCTCCCATTCCTAAGCCTCAAAAAATCACTAAGAGATCACGATCTCTCTCTACCTTGAAGACTCCAAGTCAGGCACTTTTTGATGCTCAGAGAAGCTGTTTAATCCAAGAACTGAATATACAGGAAAGAGTGAATCAAAGTTTCACAAAATCTAATAATACAAATCTAGCAGCTATTTCTGAAACCCAGACGGTGGAACTAGCTTCTTCTACGGAAAACACCAAAGATCAACCTATGCCATCATCTAACCAAATACAGGCAACACAATTTCCTTTGGTTCAAAATGAACATAATTGCCAATGTCCCAGTATGAAAAAAACTATGATTGATCGAGCTACTGAAACGGATTCAATGATGGATATTGGTCACTGTGTAAAAGCAATCGCTGGATCTTCTCTTCCTGAAAGCGCATCAAGAGCAGTGGAAAGTGTGTGTCAGACGGACGAATGGTTGGAAAAAGAAGAAGGCTCACTTTATCAAGAGACATCTTCAGATTTTGAAAATACAACAGACAACGAGATTGAATCAGAAAACGAAGTAGACGAAGTAGTTCCAGAAGCCAATCAGGCAACTCTGATAGCTGAACAAAATCTCACACAAGAAAATCAGCATGAACAATCCGGAATAATTATTGAGCCAGACACTTTGCATATAATTGGTACTCTCTTTACTCAAATGGGAGCCAATTTGTCTCTCACACGTGACATATTCAATGGCTTACGAAATTCCCTCCTCGTATGTGCACAAACATACAAGACATTGTTAGGAAAAGTCGATAAATTGAACTCGATAGAGCCCCTCCAAAATTCTGCGTCTCCACCTAACAATGTAATCTCACAAGTTACTCAAGAAATACCAGCTGGAGATAACGATAACACTACTAGTGTGGACAATGCAACAACATCGATTCATGAGCAAAGAGGTACGTTCTCTCTACCACCAGAATATGATCCAAATGATACCAAGTGGACTCTAAAGTACCGAGAGAATAAGCGAGGACTCGTCGAGCTCATACCTCGAACTGGTGTTTACGTCAAAAGGAAAGAGCTGAAACGTATCATACGGGAATCAAACGACGGTAGAATGCTGGCACGCTTGCTGTTAACAGAAGTCTTCAACCAGAACGCTTTACGTGTGTGCTCATGGACAGGTGGAAAAGCAAAAGCTTTTAATTCCGCGAACATTGACGTCAGGCCAGGACTAGATGAAAATGCGAGAATGGTCCTGCTAACATTCGTTGAACAACACGGGAAGAAATGTGGTTGGAGTATGGCCAACACATCAGCTGTTATGAGTACTATTCGGACCAAGATTAATGACATAAGAGCCAA
- the LOC123269844 gene encoding uncharacterized protein LOC123269844 isoform X2 has translation MIIYCSFYERYKLVLNGLFPIGFMERRSTTASPNGICVNGKFSRTNRMAKRFCRFDSASYPMRMTNKDQRRLFYVVQFVQLPFEGIDDYVCVPYSWIIFQKSSNRKIVVTYPNNEDPLETRERVRRKERPNDSWRFYMVYLKYDSDDFEDAELWIARNEHGPVEGVSKRKDSETEPQLNRKLRSANQSIWSESNSDKPQVTVKPYNNLRKPLPKISIRRPLSQDPDQNLNNKCLKLNINCKPVVNTKHITATSASSKREQSVIITGNQVIQKDQTKTNYASNGKINTEQSTEPEVINENQLVKLSVQSTSAKLPVKHQLSPQSPTEHRLLLQPPIGRQPSPQPPNDRQPSPQLPNDRQPSPKFIAEQHSSSKFSDEQQPLPVGEDYQQPVSMSTVDLNGSKGDLDSCQNVLREPVTNKRPSTKTPPSNFKPPPQSDSMNERPTPLVRHENSLPEPYSRDVTAGQSKKPNDCQKTQLQSILTAPKIVPKSSSTTNQLFQQCGYPQLPIFSVNSTSNTKFQPQGFSGKNSIEVADNHSFLCSQDIINSMPSTSHHEHTSEKLTQMVKLKARQQPSAVKKVKNPVNKKTRLEGIARNIATLQYSPNSMRQLGLPGGSTVAQSAQFTQHHSQQAQIDGSLINDDRHGMRDNSINQRDPCPQGMMNTPATQNLSKLAHQYNPFLGISHEQQYLPTREDYLQQFTLLQDMLRRPSMTPTLDQKAYHQNAMMNGGFVIQRQPNSINQPIQFLPQNVNHYVPINNAYSQEVRSHELIKRYTDGTHIIYQPIFPKEVNIQFPAHHLSSRLHQDAEHPQKKQDQQNYRDPRTTNTQNDLPLKSMRSSPIPKPQKITKRSRSLSTLKTPSQALFDAQRSCLIQELNIQERVNQSFTKSNNTNLAAISETQTVELASSTENTKDQPMPSSNQIQATQFPLVQNEHNCQCPSMKKTMIDRATETDSMMDIGHCVKAIAGSSLPESASRAVESVCQTDEWLEKEEGSLYQETSSDFENTTDNEIESENEVDEVVPEANQATLIAEQNLTQENQHEQSGIIIEPDTLHIIGTLFTQMGANLSLTRDIFNGLRNSLLVCAQTYKTLLGKVDKLNSIEPLQNSASPPNNVISQVTQEIPAGDNDNTTSVDNATTSIHEQRGTFSLPPEYDPNDTKWTLKYRENKRGLVELIPRTGVYVKRKELKRIIRESNDGRMLARLLLTEVFNQNALRVCSWTGGKAKAFNSANIDVRPGLDENARMVLLTFVEQHGKKCGWSMANTSAVMSTIRTKINDIRANKLDDMC, from the exons TTTCGAGGGCATTGATGACTACGTGTGTGTGCCCTATTCCTggataatatttcaaaaatcctCAAATCGGAAGATAGTTGTGACATATCCGAACAATGAAGATCCCTTGGAAACGAGAGAACGCGTTAGAAGGAAAGAGCGACCAAATGATTCATGGAGGTTCTACATGGTCTACCTTAAATATGACTCAG atgatTTTGAAGATGCTGAGTTATGGATAGCGAGGAATGAACATGGACCTGTTGAAGGAGTATCAAAAAGAAAAG ATTCTGAAACAGAACCTCAGCTGAATAGAAAGCTACGAAGTGCCAATCAATCTATTTGGTCAGAAAGCAATTCAGACAAGCCTCAGGTAACAGTGAAACCCTATAACAATCTTCGTAAACCACtaccaaaaatttcgatacGACGACCGCTATCTCAGGACCCCGATCAAAACCTGAATAACAAAtgcttgaaattaaatataaattgtaaGCCTGTCGTCAATACTAAGCACATAACAGCAACGTCTGCCAGTTCAAAACGAGAACAATCAGTAATCATCACTGGCAATCAGGTGATTCAGAAAGATCAGACAAAAACGAACTACGCTTCTAATGGTAAGATAAACACCGAGCAGAGTACTGAACCTGAAGTTATCAATGAAAATCAATTAGTTAAACTTTCAGTCCAGTCTACTTCAGCAAAACTTCCGGTTAAGCATCAACTTTCACCACAGTCGCCAACGGAGCACCGACTGTTACTGCAGCCTCCAATTGGTCGACAACCTTCACCGCAGCCTCCAAACGATCGACAACCTTCACCGCAACTTCCAAACGATCGGCAACCATCACCGAAGTTTATAGCTGAGCAACATTCTTCATCGAAGTTTTCGGATGAACAACAACCTTTACCTGTTGGCGAAGACTATCAACAACCTGTTAGTATGTCAACTGTAGACCTGAATGGATCTAAAGGAGATCTTGATAGCTGTCAAAACGTTCTGCGTGAGCCTGTTACGAATAAAAGACCATCAACTAAAACTCCTCCAAGCAATTTCAAACCGCCTCCTCAGTCTGATTCTATGAACGAGAGACCAACTCCACTGGTTCGTCATGAAAATTCACTTCCCGAGCCATACTCGCGAGATGTAACTGCTGGACAATCAAAGAAACCCAATGATTGCCAAAAAACTCAACTTCAATCGATTTTGACTGCGCCAAAGATAGTACCGAAGTCCTCCAGTACAACTAACCAGCTTTTTCAGCAATGTGGATACCCTCAATTaccaattttttcagttaatagCACTTCGAATACGAAATTCCAACCCCAAGGATTCAGTGGGAAAAATTCTATTGAAGTGGCTGATAACCACTCATTTCTGTGCTCTCAAGACATTATTAATAGCATGCCATCTACTTCTCATCATGAACACACTTCGGAAAAACTAACTCAAATGGTAAAACTAAAAGCTAGGCAACAACCTTCAGCAGTGAAGAAAGTGAAAAATCCTGTTAATAAGAAAACTCGCCTAGAGGGTATCGCAAGAAATATTGCAACCCTACAATATTCACCAAACTCTATGAGACAACTCGGCTTACCTGGTGGTTCAACAGTCGCACAATCTGCACAATTTACTCAACATCACTCACAACAGGCACAAATTGATGGATCACTTATAAATGACGATAGACATGGAATGAGAGATAACTCTATTAATCAGAGAGATCCCTGTCCCCAAGGTATGATGAATACACCAGCCACACAGAACCTTTCGAAATTAGCTCACCAGTATAACCCTTTTCTTGGGATATCACATGAACAACAATATTTGCCGACTCGGGAAGACTATCTGCAGCAATTCACACTTCTTCAAGATATGCTTAGAAGGCCAAGCATGACTCCAACACTTGATCAGAAGGCTTATCATCAAAATGCTATGATGAACGGAGGATTCGTCATACAAAGACAACCGAACTCGATCAACCAGCCCATTCAGTTCCTTCCCCAAAATGTAAATCATTACGTACCTATTAACAACGCGTACTCACAAGAAGTAAGAAGCCATGAACTGATAAAGAGATATACTGACGGAACTCACATTATTTACCAGCCTATTTTTCCCAAAGAAGTGAATATTCAATTTCCTGCACATCATTTATCGAGCCGGTTACATCAGGATGCCGAACATCCACAAAAAAAACAAGATCAACAGAATTATCGAGATCCGCGTACAACAAACACACAAAATGACCTTCCGCTCAAATCGATGCGTAGTTCTCCCATTCCTAAGCCTCAAAAAATCACTAAGAGATCACGATCTCTCTCTACCTTGAAGACTCCAAGTCAGGCACTTTTTGATGCTCAGAGAAGCTGTTTAATCCAAGAACTGAATATACAGGAAAGAGTGAATCAAAGTTTCACAAAATCTAATAATACAAATCTAGCAGCTATTTCTGAAACCCAGACGGTGGAACTAGCTTCTTCTACGGAAAACACCAAAGATCAACCTATGCCATCATCTAACCAAATACAGGCAACACAATTTCCTTTGGTTCAAAATGAACATAATTGCCAATGTCCCAGTATGAAAAAAACTATGATTGATCGAGCTACTGAAACGGATTCAATGATGGATATTGGTCACTGTGTAAAAGCAATCGCTGGATCTTCTCTTCCTGAAAGCGCATCAAGAGCAGTGGAAAGTGTGTGTCAGACGGACGAATGGTTGGAAAAAGAAGAAGGCTCACTTTATCAAGAGACATCTTCAGATTTTGAAAATACAACAGACAACGAGATTGAATCAGAAAACGAAGTAGACGAAGTAGTTCCAGAAGCCAATCAGGCAACTCTGATAGCTGAACAAAATCTCACACAAGAAAATCAGCATGAACAATCCGGAATAATTATTGAGCCAGACACTTTGCATATAATTGGTACTCTCTTTACTCAAATGGGAGCCAATTTGTCTCTCACACGTGACATATTCAATGGCTTACGAAATTCCCTCCTCGTATGTGCACAAACATACAAGACATTGTTAGGAAAAGTCGATAAATTGAACTCGATAGAGCCCCTCCAAAATTCTGCGTCTCCACCTAACAATGTAATCTCACAAGTTACTCAAGAAATACCAGCTGGAGATAACGATAACACTACTAGTGTGGACAATGCAACAACATCGATTCATGAGCAAAGAGGTACGTTCTCTCTACCACCAGAATATGATCCAAATGATACCAAGTGGACTCTAAAGTACCGAGAGAATAAGCGAGGACTCGTCGAGCTCATACCTCGAACTGGTGTTTACGTCAAAAGGAAAGAGCTGAAACGTATCATACGGGAATCAAACGACGGTAGAATGCTGGCACGCTTGCTGTTAACAGAAGTCTTCAACCAGAACGCTTTACGTGTGTGCTCATGGACAGGTGGAAAAGCAAAAGCTTTTAATTCCGCGAACATTGACGTCAGGCCAGGACTAGATGAAAATGCGAGAATGGTCCTGCTAACATTCGTTGAACAACACGGGAAGAAATGTGGTTGGAGTATGGCCAACACATCAGCTGTTATGAGTACTATTCGGACCAAGATTAATGACATAAGAGCCAA